The genomic DNA GGTTGCCtaagaggcagagcttttgacactgactggcatagaaactgaccaatcagaaccaaattggccagcagaggaaggcagttgagggagatcaggctggcagggaagggccattgggagcaaccaggccagcaggggagggcagttgggggccatctggctggcaggggagggatgttgggggtgaccaggccagcaggggagggcagttgggagcgatctgGCTGgcagaagagcagttaggggatgatcagagtggcaggcaggcgagcagttaggagccagcagtcccagattgtgagagggatgtccgtctgctgatcccacagggatcgggcctaagccagcattcggacattccctgaagggtcccatattggagaggtgcaggctgggtgagggacactcaccccagtgcatgaatttcatgcaccaggcctctagttgtaaataatgctgcaaggaacaaaggggtgcatatattcttttgaattagtgttttgggtttctcctgatatattcccagaagtggaatcactaggtcataaggccattccacttttaattttttgaggaaactccatactgttttccacagtagctgcaccaatctgcaatcTCACCaacaacacttgtttgttgatttattagttatagccattctgacagctatGAGGTAAaatctctttgtggttttaatttgcatttctctgatgattagtgaccttgagcatcttttcatatgtctactggccatctgtatatcctctttgaagaagtgtctattcaagtcctttgcccattttttagttgggttgtttgttttcttggtgttgagttatataagttctttataaattttggaaattaaccctttttCAGATGTGTCATTGATGAACAGGTACTCCTATTCAGTGGGTGGTCTTTCATTTTggtaatggtttcctttgctgtgtaaaagcattttagtttgatgtagtcccatttgtttaatttttattttgtttcccttgccccatgaaatatattaaaaaatatcactTTGAGAAATGTCAagtattttgctgcctatgttttcttctaggttttttaaggttttgtgacttacatttaagtctttaaatcccttatgagtttattcttgtgtatgttgtaagttggtgatctagtttcttttttctttccttttttttcttttctttcttttcttgttggtttttttttttttttttttgcatgtatctgtccaactttgccaacaccacttattgaaaagactgtctttaccccattttatgttcttgcttcctttgtcaaaaatttttttaatgtctttatttctttctttctttatgttttgttaatcctcacccgaggatatttttccattgacttttagggaaagtgggaaaaaaaggaaatacaaagggaaacatcaatgtaagagaaactgatccattggttgcctcctgcacaagctcccactagggcctgggccaaggagaagcctgcaaccaagatatgtgcccttgaccaaaatcaaatccaggaacctttggtccacaggccgatactctatccactgagccaaaccagctagagctcctttgtcaaatattaattgaccataaagctGTGGGTTTagctctctattctgtcccattgatttACATGCCCTTTTTTATGACATTgtcatgctattttgattacaatggccttgtagaATAGTTGGATGTCAGATAGCATGATTCCCCCAACCTTGTTCTTCTTAACTCAAGATTTctgaggctattcagggtcttttgtgggtccatataaatttttggaatacttGTTCAAGTTCTGTGAGATATGCCATGTATTATAATAGGAATCGCATTGAAttaatagattgctttgggtaatgtgTGCATTTTATTATGGTAATTATTCTTATCCATGAAAACAGAATATGCTTCCACtcatttgtatcttcctcaatttctttctttttttaatattttttttattgattaagatattacataggtgtccttatccccacgttaccccctacccccccccacacccatccccgctcatgccctcaccccccccccccttgtccgtgtccattggttaggcctatatgcttgcatataagtcctttggttgatctttcccccttacccccaccctcccctaccttccctccaaggcccgacagtccaatcaatgcctctccgtctctggatcagtccatgttcatcagttcatgtcaggggtgggcaaactttttgactggagggccacaatgggttcttaaactggaccggagggccggaacaaaagcatggatggagtgtttgtgtgaactaatataaattcaaagtaaacatcattacataaaagggtacagtcttttttttttttttagttttattcatttcaaacgggccagatccggcccacgggccatagtttgcccacggctggtttatgttgttcattatatttcacaaatgagtgagatcatgtggtatttatccttctctgactggtttatttcattagcataatgctctccagttccatccatgctgtggcaaatggtaagagttcctttttcttcttcctcttcttaaagaatacctttcagcatttcatataatgctggtttggtggtgatgaactcctttagcttttccttatctgtgaagctctttatctgaccttcaattctgaatgatagctttgctggataaagtaatcttggttgtaggttcttggtattcatcactttgaatatttcttgccattcccttctggcctacatggtttctgttgagaaatcagctgacagtcgtatgggtactcccttgtaggtaactgactgtctttctcttgctgcttttaagattctctctttgtcttttgttcttggcattttaattatgatgtgtcttggtgtggtcctctttggattccttttgtttggggttctctgtgcttcctggacctgtaagtctatttctttcaccaggtaggggaagttttctttcattatttcttcaaataggttttcaatatcttgctctctctcttcttctggcacccctataattctgatgttgatatgcttgaagttgtcccagaggctccttacactatcttcatatttttggattcttttttctttttgcttcttcggttgggtattttttgtttcttcgtatttcaaatctttgacttgattcttgggatcctcttgtctgctgttggatctctgtatattattctttatttcagtcagtgtatgcttaatttctttttttttttatgcttaatttctagttggtcttttttcatatcctccagggtctcactaaatttattggtggtttccataaaattattgaaaaaccttataaacgtggttttgaactctatatccagtcatttgctttcctccatttctgtcatttgtgacctgtttctttgtctccgcattttttatgcttccctgtgttggtagagtggttttgtgtgctaggtgtcctatagggcccagtggctcaacctccccaggtacctgaggtggacactctttttttattttttttaaatatattttattgattttttacagagaggaagggagagggtcagagagtcagaaacatcgatgagagagaaacatcgaccagctgcctcctgcacacctcctactggggatgtgcccgcaacccatgtacatgcccttgaccagaatcaaacctgggacctttcagtccgcaggccgatgctcttccactgagccaaaccggtttcggcctgacgtggacactcttggtgcacccccttgtgggctttgtgcacaatcttgttgtatttatgcccATTGTtctaggtatcactgggagaaattgacctccaggccaattggcagtgagaatcagctgtgtctgcagtgagagaacttctgtgctgaagacacccttctggagcaagacttgcttcagtggggctttggtgctcactgagtctgccccctgagtgtgtcccttatgggtctgaggagttgtaatctggatggtcccactctgaccactgggtacactggttcttggatctaaggaggtgctaatttagtctctgcctgaggttacccagcggGAGCTatgaaaagatctgcagattccccttccttttttggagtttggaggttcccagatgaggcccagctgtgaagcaatgcaagctgctgtggggccttgggccttctcttggaagttctgggtctgtctggcccagctgtaatttgttaggtaattttcagattgcaaagggccagggcattcatatgcaaaagcctctgctgcagcctgggtggggcggggtctcaaggaatcaacagggcagagcaagcagctatggctgatcctcagtcctgccctaaggggccctgtgtctcagtgtcctggtaatttagttgctgcaagcacctctgagggaaagccgccctgaAGTTCCAAGTTCTGTCCGCTTCCatacaatccagtttctccccatatgagtcctgggtccccagagacttcctggaactgaagttcagagcagttgggagcttgtgactccctcccgattcaaaaagacagccgcgtcctcaggtaccagcccctttccgcacgtgctcgagcctccgtacatttgcactttacttctgcagctcctgtgTCTcagagtgcttttctctttccttttagttgtagaatttccactcagccagccttcgtgtagttctggatgatgtccgttttgtctttttgttatatttgtgaagttgttgtagaaggcagcaatttcggtgtttacctatgccgccatcttggtttctctcctcaatttctttctttagtaTCCTATAATTTTCagggtacaggtcttttacctgtTTGGTGAAATTTATCCCTAGGTACCTTATTGGGTTTTTTGCaattgtaaatggtattgttttcttagtttctctttctgatagttcattattggtatataaaaatgcccccaatttctgaatattaattttactttttttaacctCTGAATATTAactttgtattctgctactttactgaattcaccTGTCAATTCTAGTTGTTTTTGGTAGAGtcattagggttttctatatacagtatcatgttatctgcaaactGAGACCTGAGGGAAAGCAGACAATGGCTGCAAAGATTTAGAGACTGATATTAGTTAAAATGGTCCACAAATTCAAAAAACCTAAGGGAATTTGGGGATCTCTTGGATACACAGTTATAACAATATTGCTTATTCCCTCCTAAAGGCCCCTCAACTATGAGTGAACATAGTTAGCTTTTCTTCTCACACTAAGACCAAGAGAGTGATGGAAATGAGACACCACTGCCAAATTAGCAGATAAAAGATCAAAAGTCAGTGTTCGAAGAGACACTAAATGGAGAAAATGATAACTTAGGCATTTAGTTAGAAGATATGCTAGGAAAATACATGAAGAGCCTGAAAAGGAACCATGGAGAAAAATCCTCCTATGTGGGAATCTAACAAAAATTCTTGTGAAGAGGCAGCCTCTATCCAATAGAAAATCTCACTTGAGTCACATTggacagcgggggtgggggggcgggggaagagttGAATCAATTCAAAAAAAAAGCCTTAACCTCTCCTGAATGCTCCTACGCTCTTCTTCCCTTTTAAACACCAACTTTGTTCCTTTGTACCTTCCTAGGCTGTAAAAGTTAGCGATGAAAAACCAAACCTTTCCAACAGAATTCATTCTTCTGGGACTAACAGACATCCCAGAAATTCAACTTGTCATCTTTATACTTCTCTTCCTGACCTACATATTTAGTATTATTGGAAACCTGACCATCATCACCCTCACACTACTGGACTCCCACCTACAGACTCCCATGTATTTCTTCCTCCGGAATTTCTCCTTTTTAGAAATTTCCTTCACAACCACTTTTACCCCTAGGCTACTGTTCAGCATCTCAACTGGGAAGAAGAGCATCAGCTTTGCTGGTTGCTTCACTCAGTATTTCTTTGCCATATTGTTCGGGGCCACAGAGTTTTACCTTCTGGCTGCCATGGCTTATGACCGCTATGTGGCCATATGTAAACCCCTGCATTACACAACCATCATGAGCAGCAGGGTTTGCACCCAGCTGGTTCTCTGCTCCTGGCTAGGTGGTTTCCTAATCATCATATCCCCAATCATCCTGACCACTCAGCTGGATTTCTGTGCCTCCAACATACTCAATCATTATTGCTGTGACTATGGACCCCTCATAGAGATATCATGCTCAGACACAACACTCCTGGAGCTGGTTGACTTTATTTTAGCATTTGTGACCGTGGTGGTCACTCTGGTGCTGGTGAGTATCTCCTATACAAACATCATCTGGACCATCCTGAAGATCCCCTCTGCGCAGCAAAGGAAAAGGGCCTTTTCCACGTGCTCTTCCCACATGATTGTCATCTCCCTCTCTTATGGCAGCTGCATCTTCATGTACATAAAACCCTCAGCAAAAGAGGGAATTGCCTTCAATAAGGGAGTCGCTCTGCTCAATACCTCAGTAGCCCCTTTGTTGAACCCATTCATTTACACTCTaagaaataaacaagtaaaacaaGCCTTCAAGGATGTGACCAGAAAGATTATGACTCTTTAATGAACACAAAGACCTCTGCTGGAGGTAAAAGCAAATAGCAATTAGCATAAAAGTGCAAAAGAGACAatggaaggccaatggactttgatacTCAGCAGGGCTGAATATCAGCATGACTGCCCTGCTGTGATTGCAATGGCTTGAGGCGATTTCCTGACCTGATAATCTTTACATTGtgtaccaaactttacctttgatctgcctgtatgcattcctaaaaggcaagTGTGTATTCAAAGTGAATAAAAAGCAGGGGTGACTGGTCTCTAGGTGCCTCTTCAAGAAAGAGACTccacccggcccccacccctTAATAATTCGTATTTTTGTCTAGCAGtttcatttgtgcatcagcccctccttcagatcctgaacctcaTTGTGCAGGTTGCGGCACACCTCAAACTCAAAGAAAAACCTGGAAACATTTATAATGTTCCTCTCCATGAAAACACAGGAGAACTTCTCTAACACCCACCTTATTAAAGCAATATCTCAGATGAATTTATTATGAAAAGATATCAAAGTTATATTTCAAACTTGACAATGAGGGGGAAATCTTCCcccaaaaaataatttaaatatttctttctagaTCTGAGCACTTCCAGCGCCAGAAGGGATTGAACTTCATGGTGACTATGTCCTCAGACCACAGCAAAAACCGCAAACACCACTTCAAGGCCCCCTCACACATTCACCCCAAGATCACATCTTCCCCTCTCTCCAAGGAGCTGCGGCAGAAGTACCACCTCTGCTCCATGTCCATCCACAAGGGCAATGAGGTCCAAGGGGTTCGAGGACACTACAAAGGTCAGCAAATCGGCAAGGTAGCGCAGGTGTACAGAAAGAAATATGCCATCTACATGGAGCAGGTGCAGCATGAGCAGGCTAAGGGCACAACTGTCCAGGTGGGCATTCACCCCAGCAAGGTGGTTATCACCAGGCTAAAACTGGACAAAGTTCGGGAAAAAATTCTTGAATGCAAAGCCAAATCTCGACAAGttggaaaagagaaaggcaaatataagGAAGAACTTACTGAGAAAATGCAGGAATAAATGTAACCTGTTGTGCACCACGGTTTACCTGTAGGTTTTTAGCCTGGTGTGTATTCCTTTAAAATGGTTCAAGATGTCTCTGGaaaagagagattacaaaaacaatcccatttaccatcgcaccaaaaaacttaagctacctaggaataaacttaactaaagaggtaaaagacctctactcagaaaactacaggacattgaaaaaagagatagaggaagacataaacagatggaagaacataccgtgttcatggattggtagaatcaacatcattaaaatgtccatactacccaaagcaatctataaattcaacgcacttcccattaaaacaccaacagcatacttcacagatctagaacgaactctccaaaaattaatctggaataaaaaaagaccccgaatagctgcagcaatctgagaaagaacaaagtaggtgggatttcaataccagatatcaagctgtactacaaagccactgttctcaaaactgcctggtactggcacaagaacaaacatatagatgaaaggaatagaatagagagcccagaaattggcccgaaccaatacgctcaattaatatttgacaaaggaggcaagaacatacaatggagcaatgatagtctcttcaataaatggtgttgggaaaattggacagatatatgcaagaaaatgaaactagaccaccaacttataccatacacaaaaataaactcaaaatggataaaggacttaaatatacgacaggaaaccataaaaattctagaagaatccaaaggcaacaaaatctcagacatatgccgaagcaatttcttcactgatacagctcctagggcacttgaaactaaagataaaatgaacaaatgggactacttcaaaataaaaagcttctgcacagcaaaagaaaccatcaacaaaacaactgtgtaggaaaacatatttgccaatgtcatatctgataagggcctaatctccaaaatttatagggaactcatacaacttaacaaaaggaagataaacaatccaatcaaaaaatgggcaaaggacctaaatagacacctttcaagaggacattcagaaagccaagagacatatgaaaacatgctcaaagtcactaatcatccgagagatgcaaatcaaaacaacaatgaggtaccatctcacacctgtcagactggctatcatcaacaaatcaacaaatgacaagtgctggagaggatgtggagaaaaaggaacacttgtgcactgctggtgggaatgcagactggtgcagccactatggaagacagtatggagtttcctcaaaaaactgaaaatggaactcccatttgaccctgtgatcccacttctaggaatatatcccaagaaaccaga from Myotis daubentonii chromosome 2, mMyoDau2.1, whole genome shotgun sequence includes the following:
- the LOC132226156 gene encoding large ribosomal subunit protein uL24-like; translation: MSSDHSKNRKHHFKAPSHIHPKITSSPLSKELRQKYHLCSMSIHKGNEVQGVRGHYKGQQIGKVAQVYRKKYAIYMEQVQHEQAKGTTVQVGIHPSKVVITRLKLDKVREKILECKAKSRQVGKEKGKYKEELTEKMQE
- the LOC132226155 gene encoding olfactory receptor 6C4-like, yielding MKNQTFPTEFILLGLTDIPEIQLVIFILLFLTYIFSIIGNLTIITLTLLDSHLQTPMYFFLRNFSFLEISFTTTFTPRLLFSISTGKKSISFAGCFTQYFFAILFGATEFYLLAAMAYDRYVAICKPLHYTTIMSSRVCTQLVLCSWLGGFLIIISPIILTTQLDFCASNILNHYCCDYGPLIEISCSDTTLLELVDFILAFVTVVVTLVLVSISYTNIIWTILKIPSAQQRKRAFSTCSSHMIVISLSYGSCIFMYIKPSAKEGIAFNKGVALLNTSVAPLLNPFIYTLRNKQVKQAFKDVTRKIMTL